Below is a genomic region from Culicoides brevitarsis isolate CSIRO-B50_1 chromosome 2, AGI_CSIRO_Cbre_v1, whole genome shotgun sequence.
GTCAATAAATGGattatatgaatatttttattgtccttgaatggaaaaaaattaaagttttcaacCTAAAATTAATCGAAGTATCTTAAAGCActgttaaattattaaatttttcttataaattattatataatatttttgttattttttttgtttttaaaatattaaatcttttcatttatttaataataaaaaaataataattttagaaaataatttatttatggggcataaaaattcatttttaaaaaaataatataaaaaatgttaaataaaaaaaatatgttaaaaaaaacaataaaaaaatctaaaataaataaaaattaaatattttaaaaaataaaataaataatcatgttaaatgttattaaatatttaatgaaaataaatattaaatttatttaaaaaaaaattaataaatattaataaaattaaaaaaaattaaattaaaaaaattaaatttaaaataaaaaaaaataaattaaattaaaaataaaatttaaattaaaaaaattaataaatttaaaaaattatttagtttatctggttattcaaattatttattatctattatttatttattattattatctaacAATTATAAacctacatttaaaaaaaaaaacaaaaatcactcTGAAggaagataaaattaaattaataatgaattaacttaattaaagaagataaaaaattaattaaatgaaaaataattaattacaatataaaatttaatttaattttaaaaaaatattaaaatacaaaaataatttattaaaaaaaataaaaattaattaattaaataataaagttattattacaaatacattattttaagaaatttattgaccTTTGTTAACCACATACAATCTACAAACATAACTTGCCAGCATTAAAGCTACTTATGGTCAAGACAGGCGTCAATATTGACGAAACCAGATAAATACGATtcccataaaatattcaatttactaTATTTGCCTCGCCATTAATGACATCAAagcacacaaacaaacaaaacatgaCCACAACAGAGAGGATTCTCTCCCATCACAGCCATAAATTGTCGGAACCGTCATAAGTcagtcatcatcgtcgtcataaATCGGccgatatttaatgaaattaggacaaaaataataatgaaatttatttattgctctctttttcttcgtttccgAAAGTTGCTCATATGAAGGGAAAATCTTTCGGTTGCAAATATATTCGACAATTGCGAGAAACTAATTGAcatgtgtaataaaaataaatcatatttaTAGAGTTGAGTGCCTTCTGGGATGAattgttttcgttttttgttttgctgtgAATGGTAACAATAAAGATTGTAGGTttgacccgaaaaaaaaatgtttgataagaaaaaaatattttttgataagaattattgttttttggttctcgaattaaaaaaaagtctttttgttttaaatttcccattggaatttaattgtaaaatttgagTCTTTCACATCCATTTCGATATCAAAGTCGGAAAACGTTCATCGTCCGAATCCGAAAGATTGGGAGCCAGCGTTTGCTGATGCAGCAGATCCGCTCAAGCCACCGCCAAGGCCGCCTCCTGCTCCAAATGATTGTGATTGAGCTGCAGCATTGGCAGAGCTTCCAGAAAAGCCGCCGCCTCCTCCGAAGCCACCGCCGCCGCCATATCCGGGTCTACCTccctattaaaaaaagttgaaaaaaaaaattaaaaaatattttttttacaaaaattttggttttgaaaCTTACGAAGCCACCACCGTGTCCTCCGTGACCTCCCTAAAAAAcgagtaaaagaaaaattttgattaaaattttatttaaaaatattttttcatcataaaacttACGAATCCGCCATGTCCACGACCTCCGCCGTGTCCAAAGGTTGgagctgtaaaaaaatattaaattaatttatttaattttaattaattttttatattaaataaattaattatgaattttatttttaatcaaaaattaatttaataaaattcaaattttacctCCAAAGGCTAAGCCAAGAAGCATAGCAAGAACAAataagaatttcattttttttgtgtctttttgcaacaaaagctCACgaattaatgatttaattttcgaaataattttttgtataagcaatttttaatctcttatttgttgaaaaattctcaattgaaacaaaaattctcaaaaatcgaccgtcaaaaatttatttttctctttttttacaatttttattttgataagaattttataatggaataaaaaatcattcctGC
It encodes:
- the LOC134828648 gene encoding uncharacterized protein LOC134828648, which gives rise to METMSSMMSSESTMASLKIAPTFGHGGGRGHGGFGGHGGHGGGFGGRPGYGGGGGFGGGGGFSGSSANAAAQSQSFGAGGGLGGGLSGSAASANAGSQSFGFGR